CAAAGTGATACCAAGTCGGCGGCGCAGGTCCTCAACCTCCAGCTGGAAAGTGTTCTCGTTCTGGGTCAGCCAATTCCAATGTTCCATGCGACGTAGAAACTGGGACACGTTCACTTTAAAGCTGCGCAGCAGACGGGTTAGTGACATGTTCCAGCAGCTGTTCTTAGCCACCGAATCGTTCGCCTCGTTGGTAGACTCTTCCCTAATGTCGCGCATCTTCAACCGCTGCAATTCGCTGTATACAGCGCAACATAGCCACTCCTGGGCATCTCCCTCGCTGGTGGACAGCCCGCCGTCGGCATCCAAGCGATGGTAGGTGGACAAAGCGCTCTGTTGAATTTTCGGTTCCAGCTCCAACTGCTCGCAGCTGACGGAGAAGCGCCTCACCAGCGTCTCCGCCTCTCCCTCCACTTCACAAGTGTCCATTGGTATAGGACTGTTTATGTTTTATGATCTGCtaacttttgtttgtttatatttctGCGTAGTTTACGAGAATCCCAGTTTTGACtgtacaaaatgcaaatttcagaAAGGCGCGAACGATTTCGATTGCCGCCTCACCGCCATTGTTATCGAGTTTTTTCTTTGCAGCAGGGATGCCTTTGTGCGAACGGCTCTATCGATAGATAATATTTAATCCATTGCTGTCACTtataaagtaattaattacatttccTTATTTAGTAAAtgtctttaaaaatatatttatgagtttaaggtttttggtttttacaAGATATCTGAATagacttaaaatgtttattagaaGTATACTATTTAGAGTCTAGATAAAAAGGTGTCACTCTAGGGTTAacgtttattatttgttttcaaaatgttGCAAACAAATCGCGTCCTTCAAAAAGAGCAGGCTGAACTGTTTGCTATTCAAAAGAAACTCGACCGTGTGCTCCCAGTAATTCAGGAGGCATTAAATTCACTAAAGGTATTTAAAACTCTCATGTTTCCATAACGGATTTCAATAATTAGTGATTCACAGGTAGAGGAACTGCATCTTAAGTCTCAGGTGGTGGGCCAGCAGAACACAAAAACTGACTCCGCTCCTGCAAAGGATTCCCTTTACATTGATCTGACGAAGGAGCAACCCCCAGTCACTACTGTGATGGAGTCCCAGCTCATCAACAGCCAGCGAATAGATCTGGATCTCATAAGCCAAACGAGGCGTTTCGATGAGGAAGTCGACTCGGattaaaattgttattatGATTAGCATCTTGGCTGGAACTTTACCGAACAACGTACATGTTGGGGGcatacaaataaacacaatACAGTACAAAAAGTAGGTTCATATTCGGTTTAAAGATGGGAATAACTAAACTAGTAAAGCTACATGCTACAGACCACAAATCGGTCTCACAATTACTCCTGATCGTCAGAAGATTCAGGTGAACTCTCTGCtcgttttttcttcttctggGGCGCTCCCTGCTTTTGATCCTCGCTGCTGTCGCTGTCTGAGCCACTGCCACTGGAGCCCGACGAGCTGCCCTCCTCGTCCTCCGAGTCcgagctggagctgctcgaGTCCGATTCGGATGAGGAGTCTGattcgctgctgctgtctgAGCTGTCCGACGAActggaggaggacgaggaacTCTTGCTCGGTTTCCGCTTGCGACGAACCTTCTTTCCCTCGGAGGAAGCCACTTCCGAGTGCTCCTCCACCTGGTTCTTGGGTGCGTCAGCCTCCTTTTGGGACATATGCTTGCTTAG
This genomic stretch from Drosophila yakuba strain Tai18E2 chromosome 3R, Prin_Dyak_Tai18E2_2.1, whole genome shotgun sequence harbors:
- the LOC6537108 gene encoding uncharacterized protein LOC6537108, with translation MLQTNRVLQKEQAELFAIQKKLDRVLPVIQEALNSLKVEELHLKSQVVGQQNTKTDSAPAKDSLYIDLTKEQPPVTTVMESQLINSQRIDLDLISQTRRFDEEVDSD
- the LOC120320442 gene encoding zinc finger CCHC domain-containing protein 10 → MTLVGLAARKLAQKKRSAKQAADFPNGIRCQKCLQIGHWSYECKEKRKYVHRSSRTKQLSKHMSQKEADAPKNQVEEHSEVASSEGKKVRRKRKPSKSSSSSSSSSDSSDSSSESDSSSESDSSSSSSDSEDEEGSSSGSSGSGSDSDSSEDQKQGAPQKKKKRAESSPESSDDQE